The following is a genomic window from Oligoflexus sp..
TGTATCACTGCCTCCTCATCGCGCAGGAGGCTCAGCATGGGTCCAAAGCTCAAAAATTCGTGGCTGCGACGAGAATCGCGAAGATCCTGCGCTTTGTGAACGCCTGGGCGGATTATAATCCCGAGAACTTTGAATTCTATCGCCTCTTCCTGACTGCCATTCAGAATAATGTGAAGGATCAGTTCTCGGAAGCCGCGCAAGGTTTTGAGAAAGCTCTGGCCTCGGTGCGGAAATTCAAGATGATGCGGCAGGAGGCCTTGGTGCTGCAGGTTACCTTCAAGTTCCATCAGAACCGGGGAATCCTCACAATTGCCAAGGTCTATCTGCAGAAGCTCCTGCATGTTCTGCATGTCTGGGGAGCCAAATCCAGAATAGACTTTTTAAAGAAGAGCTATCCGGAGTTGATTGATGATGAGGGCAGTCAGATGCCCGAGACCTATACGGCAACGCTTGCGCCCGCGCGTGGATCTCAAAATTCCCTTCATACGATGGCAGGGCAGTCGAATCTGGATATTGATAGCATGAGTCTGATCAAAGCCAGCCAGGTGCTGGTGGGCGAAGTCAGACTGGAAGCCCTGCTGCAAAAAATCGCCGTCACTCTTCTGGAAAATGCAGGGGCCGACCGTGCCGCCTTGATTTTAGGTCCGAACGCCGAGGGGCGGTACCAGGTGAAATTTGTCCAGCAGGCCGGAGATAGCCAGGTCTTGATCCTGGAACAGGATCTTGAGACCTGCACAAACCTGTGCCAGAGCCTCGTTCGATCGGTGGCGCGCAGCGGGAAAATCGCGATCATCAGCGATGGTCCCGCAGCCTCGGAACTGAAAGATGACCCCTATATGCGGAAGGAAAAGCCGCTGTCGCTGCTCTGCGTCCCCATGCGCAATCAAGGGCGCCTCGGCGGTGTCATCTATCTGGAAAACCGCATCACCCGCGGAGCTTTTACGTCCGATCGCAAGCAGATAGTCGAGGTTCTTGCCACGCAGGCCGCGATGTCGATAGAAAAGGCTCAGCTCTATAGTCATATGGAGCAGAAGATCGAAGAGCGAACCCGCGATATCCGTTCGATTCTTGCGAACATCCAGCAGGGTATTTTCACGATCAAAGGCCCCCAGCTGACCGTGGATGATGATTATTCGATCTATCTGGAGACTCTGTTCGAACGCAAGGGTTTGGCCCGCATGTCCATGGAGCAGCTGCTTTTCTCCCAGTCCAACCTGGATGCGGATCGGAAAGCTTTGGTGAAGAATGTTCTGCTCTCCAGTCTGGGCGAGGATCTTCTGGCATTCGAACTCAATGCCGCGCATCTGCCTTTTGAAATGACGATTCATGCGGGTGGAAGCATCAAGCAAATCGAAATGGACTGGCATCCTATTTCAGGGCCTGATAATCGGGTCGCGCAGATTCTGGTGGCCGTTCGCGATGTCACCACACTGAGGGCCCTGCAGGCCGAGACGACCCGCAGGCAAATGGAGCTTGAGAGAATTGGGGAACTGCTCAGCCAGCCCGCGCCCCATCTTATCCGCTTTTTTGCAGAGGCCTATCAATTGCTGGAGGAGTGTCTGCAGACTCTTCAGCGCCCTGAAATGGACCCGGCGCTGGGCAGCCTGAGTCGATCGCTTCATACGCTGAAGGGACTGGCCCGAGGCAATGGTCTTAAGAATCTCTCGGCGGCCGTGCATCATGTCGAAGATGAGCTTGTCCAACAAAATGGCGTCAAGGGTTTGCAGGATCTCATAGCCTCCATCCAGTCCTTAAGAAAAGTCCTCGACGAGTACCAGGAGCAGTTTAAAAAACTGGTTCCGGCGCTGAAGCAGGATGGTCTGGACACCGACGATTATGCTGCTCTGGTGAAAGACCTGTCGAAACTGAGTCAGCTCAATCTGGGCGCGGACATGCAGGCGAGAATCCGCTTCTGGCAATCGCGGCTGGCGGGTTCCGATGCGTCTCCACTGGATCAATGGTTGAAGGCCTATCAGCCGAAACTGGCCGAAATCGCAGGAGCCCTGCACAAGAAAGCCCCGGCTTTGGTCGTCGTGGCTCCGCCTCTCCATCTGTCTGAGTCCGGTGCCCGGACCCTTGAAAGAATTTTAACGCATCTTTTCCATAACGCCGTGGATCATGGACTGGAGTCGACGGAAGAGCGAATCAAAATTGGCAAGACCGAGCAGGGGACGCTCACCATTGTTGCGAAGATCGAGCATGAGCGGTTCATCATGCGATTCGAGGATGATGGCAGAGGGTTGGATCTCGATGGCATTCTGGCGAAAGGCCAGCGCATGGGTCTTTGCTCAGCCGAGGAAAGAAATCCAGACAGGATCGCCCAGCTTATCTTTCATCCAGGATTTTCCACGAGCAAGAGCTTGACGGAAATCTCCGGTCGTGGGGTCGGGATGAATGCCGTGGAAGCGGAAATCAAAGCGGCTGGCGGATCTGTTGAAATTCAGCTGCTGGGAAATCCTGAAGCCCGGTTCCGCCCCTTCGTGTTCGTCATCGAGCTGCCGCAAAGCGAGATGCTCGACCCAAAGGATGCTGCCAGCGAACGCAAAGTATCCTAGCCGTCAGGATCTTTTCACTCTCATCTTATTCGCAATCTCAAGATCGACCAGCACCTTGCGCAGGGCCAGTTCGCCTTGCAGGCCGCGCGCCGACCAGCGAAGCGCATTCAGCAGAAGCTTGTCTTTCGCAGCCGCGGGCAGTTCAGAGCTAAGCTGATCGCCATCAAGCCTGGCCTTGAACATCGTGCAAAGCTCCTCATGGTTTTCCAGGCTCTCGCTCAATAGGTTCAGGCTGGCCCGTGACCAGGCATCCGCACCGCCGACCTTCAGCTTCATCAGATCACCAAAACCGGCCTGAGAGCCCATGCGATTCAACTTTAAAATATCAGGGCGAAGCGGCTTTCCATCCGCTGTCTCCGTCACGGCAAGGGATGGAAGCGGTTCGGGATCCGGCATGCGTATCACACCGAGCTGGCGATCCATCTCTTCATTGGCAATGCGATCCGCCTCGGCGTTCTCTTCCCGACGAATCCAGCCGATCTGCCAGCGAGCGATCCCGCGCAGGGCCTCCAAGGCTTTTTGCTTCAACTCATCCATGCGGGGATGTTTGGCCTGCCATTCGCCCGAGACCTGCATGACGACCAGCTTGCTGTCACCAAAAAAATGAACATACGTCAGACCCAGGTCTTTAGCCATGGCAATGCCCATCAGGAGTCCATGGTACTCGGCTTCATTATTGGTTGCCGATTCCAAAAAAAAGACCCGCTGTTGGCCACCTTGCCAGTCCGAATACGCTGCGCCGGCTGCAGGGCCGGGATTTCCACGTGATCCACCATCAAAATATATTTTCACGGGATCGAGCGACATGCTTGGGCTTCCTTCAATCGAATGGGCGAGTGCTCAGACTATCGCAAATTCAAAGAGGAAGCGCGAGGAATTTGCGCTACATCGCTGCATTCTGAGTTAGGGACGCTGTCCAAAGTCTGGTCAGATCAAGGGGCGGAGCCAATCAAAGAAACCGCGCATGCTCTCAATGCTTCTTCTGACGCTATGGGGATCATCCAGTCCATGATCGCCGTTGGGAACCATCCAGATCCGAAAGCCGTCCTTCCGCAGAGTATCCACGCGATCACGCGGGGCGCAGGAGTCGGATTCGCCGATCACGAAGACCGTGGATTCCGGGAATTTGCGGAAGCGGTGATATTCTTCATCCAGATGAAGCTGGGGGCTCAGGGAGATGATGAGGTTTTTGGGATTGAGTTTCAGGCCGGTATTCAGAGCTTCGGCCAGGATATTGTTGCCGAAGGAATAGGCGGCGATGGTCTGCTTGTGTTTGATCGTCTGCTGCGACCAGTCCGTGCAGAGGCGGCTGACGGAGCGGCGCAGAATCGGACGTTTGCTGGCATCGCTGATGAACTCGGGTTTATAGCCGACGCAGGTGGCGGCGAGGCCGACTTCGAGATGAAGATTGGTGAGATAGTAAAGCCAGGGCCGGTCGTAGCGATAGCCGCCGCCGCTGAGGACGAGCAGTGATCCGCGTTCCTCTTTGCTGCTGAGCGTTTCCGAAAGAGGATCGACCCCATCATAGCGACTGAAATCCAGACTGATTTTTTTCATGGCCGTCTTCACGACTTTATTCCTTGGTCTTGCGCAGAGCATATTTCCAAAGAAGCTGCTGCGAGCTTATGTAATCCGTATTGAGGACGCGAAATTTTTCACTGAGGACGGTCGCGCAGTTCTTATAGAACTGGGCTTTGGTTGCATCGCCTTCCCGGTCCAGGAAGCTTTCAAAAAGTCCCGCTTCCAGCGTGAAAAGATAGGACTGCGCATCGGCCGATACCGTCGCCGATCGCGGCGCCTGATCGAAGAGGCTCAATTCACCGAAGCTGTCACCGGATTTTAAAGTGGCGAGTCGATGGGCATCGCCGGTAAGAGTGTCGCGCTTATAGACGGACAACTGTCCACCGAGAATAAGGAAAAGACCGCGGGATGGTTCACCCTCGATCACGGCATGGGCGGATTTTTTTACCACCTGGATACTGCCAAGGCTCCAGATGCGCCTTCTTTGCTCTTTGGAGAAGGTGCGAAAAAGGAAGATCGCAAGCAGCTGCTCGGCGCCCCAATCGAGGTCCCGATAGAGGTCGATTTGCGGTATCGAGAACGGTTTAGAGAGATCTTCCATGTCTGCTTTGCTCCAGAGTTCAGTCTAGCAAAGCCCTGAAGGAAAAGAGACGGCACGGTTTTGCCTGGTCCCGCAGCTTTTGGTATTTCCTTGAAATTCATCCGCCATGTGGCAAGATTCAGGCACATTTCCTGGAGGGGCCCGATCATGTCACAGAGCGTTAAACGGGTGTGTAATCTATGCGAAGCCATGTGCGGCTTGACCATCGAACTGAGCGATGACCAGTCCATGACCATTCGCGGCAATAAGGCTGACGTTTTCAGCCAGGGGGCTTTCTGCCCCAAATCGCAGGGTCTCAAGGACCTTTGGCAGGATCCGGACCGCGTGCGCGGACCTTTGAAAAAAGTAAACGGCCAGTTTCAACCGATCGCCTGGGAAAAGGCCTTCCAGGAGATCGCCGACAGGGTCAATGCCCTGCAAAAAAAGTACGGTCGTTCGTCGATCGCGACCTATGCCGGCAACCCCAATACCCATAATTTTGGGAACCTGATTCTGCTGCCCATGTTTTTACGCGGGATCCGTTCGCACAATAAATTCTCGGCGACTTCGGTCGATCAGCTGCCGCATATGCTCGCGAGTTATCTGATGTTCGGGCATCAGCTGCTCCTGCCGATCGCGGATGTGGACAATACCCGCTACATGCTGATGTTCGGTGCGAATCCGGCCGTTTCCAACGGCAGTCTTCTGTCCTCGGCGGGCCTTTCCACAAAATTGAAAGCCATTCAGCATCGAAATGGAAAGGTCGTGCTCTTCGATCCGCGCTATACCGAGACCGCCTCGCTCGTATCGGAGCACTACTTTATCAAGCCGGGAACGGATGCCTTTTTACTCGCGGCGCTGGTGAAAGAAATCTTTGCCCGCAAGATGGTGAAGCCGGGTCGGCTTTCCTCCATGATCAAAGGCCTGGATCAACTGGAGCCCTTGTTCAAGGACATCGACCTCGATCAGGTCAGCAGCATCACAGGCGTTCGGCGTGATGTGATCGAACAGGTTGCGAAGGATCTTCAGACCTATGAGCCCGCGCTCTGTTACAGCCGCATGGGCGTCTCGACCCAGGCTTACGGAGCCGTGTGCCAGTGGCTGATCAATCTGATCAATATCCTGACCGGGAACTTTGATAAAAAAGGCGGCGTACTTTTCACAAAGCCTGCCGTCGATGTTGTCGAATTCGCCACCCGCGCCGGCAGTCGCGGGAGTTTCCGGCGCCGCAAAAGTCGGGTGCATCAGCTGCCGGAATTCGGCGGCGAGATGCCGGTCGCCACGCTTGCCGACGAAATCCTTACGCCCGGCGAAGGGCAGATCAAGGCCCTGATCACGATCGCGGGCAATCCCGTGATCAGCACACCCAACGGCCGTAAACTGGAAAAGGCTTTGGGTGAACTGGAGCTGCAGGTCGCGATTGATTTCTATCAGAATGAGACAACCGCGTTGGCTGAATATATCCTGCCGCCGACATCCTCGCTGGAGCATAGTCACTACGATTTGATTTTCAATGCTCTCGCTGCGCGCAATATCGCCCGTTTTTCACCCGCCATCGTGAAGTCACCCGAGGGGAGCTACGAGGATTGGGAGATCCTGCTCGAACTCTGGGCACGTATCGGTTATCAGGACGGCCTCGTCGATCGCTCGAAGAAGTTTCTGGTTAAAAAATCCATGCAGGCCCTGGGCATGGAACGCATCGTGGACCTTGGCCTGCGCATCGGGCCCTATCGCAAGACGGGACTGAGCCTGAAAAAGCTGAAGGAAAGCCCCGATGGCATTGACCTCGGGCCTCTGGAACCGACCCTGCCCCAGCGCCTTTACACCAAGGATAAGAAGATTGATCTGTGCCCGGCGCCGATGCTCGAAGCCTTTCAAATCTTCCGTAATGACCCGGCGTGGAAGCAGACTCAACAGGATGAAGCGGACGAGCTGTATTTGATCGGCCGGCGCAATCTGAAGAGCAACAACTCCTGGATGCATAACCTTCCAAGCCTCGCCAGGAGCAAGAACCAGTGCTATCTGATCATGAACAAGGACGACGCCAGCCGCAGGAATATCGTCGATGGCAGTCAGGTCCAGGTCAGCAGTTCGGTGGGCAGCATTGAAATTCCGGTGATGCTGAGCGATCGCATCATGCCCGGCGTCGTGAGCATTCCGCATGGCTGGGGACATGACAGAAAGCAGGTAAAACTCACTCTGGCCCGGAAATCGCCGGGAGTGAGCCTGAACGATATCATGGACGATCGGCAGGTGGATCTTTTCTCAGGAAATGCGATTTTAAATGGCCAGAGGGTGCGCGTAGCCAGCCTTGTCCAATAAAAGCATGGATTTTGCAGGAAAAGACTCGATTTTACTCCTGCATCCGTTTTATGATGGGGAGATATATCCAAAAAAAATCGAGAGGACGATGCCATGCCAATGGTCAAAATGCGGGACGGGAGTTCTGTTTTTGTTCGGGTTCTGGGTCGTGGTCAACCCGTTCTTATGCTCCATGGTTTCGCCCTGGACAGTCGGCACTGGCTTCCTCTGATTGCTCCTTACCTGAATTCCTTTCGCTTCATCATGCCTGATTTTCGTGGACATGGCCGCTCCGGGATCGGTGAACTGCACCGCTCCCGGGTGCTCGATACCCTTTGCCATGACATCGACGATATCCTGGATTCCTTGCAGATGGAGAAAGTTCTGCTCTGTGCCTATTCCATGGGCGCTCTGGTCGGACTGGAATATGCCCTGCGCCGCCAGGATCGGATTGCACGTTACCTGCATATCGAAATGAGCCCGCGCTTTCATAATGCAGAGGACTGGACTCATGGTTTCAACCCGCAGCTGATCGAGCAGGCCAAGGCTCTGGTCGATCTTTGGGGGCAGAAATCGTCTGATGCCGGGGGCTCCTATCGCGCTCTGGTGCAGGAGCTGGTTCGCCAGGCCTTTCCCCAGCGCTGGATCATGCAGATGGTCGATGCGCTGCCGCTTCGGCTCCTGGAACCCATGCTGCCTCACCCTGAATTCACCTATGAAATATTCTGCTTTCTTCTGGAAACCGACTTTGATGTGCGCCCGCGCGTCCCTGAGTTTCAGATTCCTGGGCTGATCATGAGCGGCCGCCATTCCCGTTATTTTCCCTGGGAAGGCTCGGACTGGCTGCATCAGAACTGGGAGCAGAGCGAGCATATGGTCTTCGATCATTCCGGGCATGGGCTCATGTATTCGGAGCCTCTGAAGTTCCGGAGGGGCTTTCAATGTTTTCTGAACAATGAATTGCAGCGTATTCATGAGATCCGTAGCAGTCGCAACTGGCTGCGTCTGCGGACAGCTGGATAATCTCACTCACATAGATTAAGCTCAGCAACAGCACGCGGGGTATGGCCTAGGCCTAACCCCGCGTTTGCTTTATGGGCGGCATGAGGTGCAGGCCCCTGGCTCTGGCGCATAACGGAATATATCTTGCCTCCGAAGTCCATGATGCTATAGTTAGCGCAACTTCTCACAATATGTCTTCCTGTCTTATGCAGAGCCAGAAGGAGTCCGAGCCATGTTTGACGTCCCAAGCAAAACGCTCGAAACAGCGCCACTCTCCATGATTCCCACGCTGCCGGAAAGCATCGTGGAAACGCAGCAGTTACTGGAGATCATGCGAAGACAGGATCAGTTTTTCGCCACGGGCATGACTCTGAACGAAGAGTTTCGCCGGGCTCAACTTGTGAAACTACGCAAGGCCGTGGAAAAGCACGAAGGCAGTCTTCTGCAGGCCTTCGCCAAGGATCTGAGAAAATCAGGGACAGAGGCTTACTTTGCCGAGATCGGCGTGACCCTGGCCGAGATTCGCCATGCGCTGCAGCATCTGCGGACCTGGATGAAACCGGAGCGCTGCCCAACGCCCATGGCACTGGCTCCGGCGCGTTCGGAGATTCGCCGCGAGCCTTTGGGCCGCTGTTTGATTTTGAGTCCTTGGAATTATCCTTTGCTCCTGACCATCACACCCTTGGTCGCCGCTCTTGCAGCCGGAAATACCGTGGTGCTCAAACCATCCGAACTCGCGCCGGCCATGTCTCAGGCGGTTCGTGAACTTTTGGAAGATACCTTTCCTCCTGAACTCGTATGCGTTCTGGAAGGCGGTGTGGAGATGAGCCGTCTGCTGCTGGATCAGCGCTGGGACCTTATCTGTTTCACCGGAGGTACGGAAGTCGGTCGATCCGTGGCGCAGGCCGCTGCGAAGCATCTGACGCCTTGTATCCTGGAGCTGGGTGGCAAGAGCCCCTGCCTTGTCAGCCGCACTGCGGACCTTAAGGTTGCGGCACGGCGGATCGTTTGGGGAAAATATTTGAACGCAGGTCAGACCTGTCTGGCTCCTGATTATATTCTGGCTGAAGAAAGCATACATGATGCCCTGGTTGCAGCCCTGCGCGCCGAGATTCAGCTGCGCTTCGGCCCCGAACCCTTGAATAATCCGCAGCTGCCGCGCATCATCAATCATCGGCATTTCCTGCGGCTGCAAAAAATGATCGCACCCGGCACGGTGATTCACGGCGGACGCTGCGATGCCGAAGCCCTTTTGATTGAACCGACCCTTGTATCCGCAAACGATCGCAGTTCACCCGCCATGCGCGAAGAAATCTTTGGCCCTGTGCTGCCGATCCTCAAGGTGAAAAACCTCGCGGAGGCCAAGGCCTTCGTCAAGGCCGGTGAAAAGCCTCTGGCCCTTTACCTTTTCACAGAAGAGCGCGGGGAACAGGACGATATCCTCCGCACCATTTCCTTTGGCGGCGGCTGCATCAATGATGTCCTTGTGCATGCCGGCAATCCCGAGCTTCCGTTTGGAGGCGTGGGTGAGAGCGGCATGGGCGCTTATCACGGACGCCATGGTTTTGAATCCTTCTCGCATCGAAAAGCGGTAGTGCGGAATAATACCTTTATGGATCTTCCTCTGCGTTATGCCCCTTGGGGGCGATTCAAGGACAAGGCCTTCCGGCTGTTTCTCAACTGAGGCGCGGATATGCGGCGTGAAGATTGGGTTGCCATTCGCTATGTGAAATCACTTCTGGCCACCGCATTTGGTCAGGAGCATCGTTCCTCGCTTTTAGCCAGGGCTCAGATTGATGAAGCGCTTTTGAATGATCCGGGCGCCATGGTCACCACGGCCCAGTATTCACGCCTCAGCCGCCTTCTCATGATGGCCTCGCGCGATGAAAGTTTCGGCTTTACCGCGCATGGCCTGAAGCCAGGCACCTTCGCCATGATGTGCCAGACCATCATTCATGCCGAAGAGCTGGAGCAGGCGATCAAAACCTGCACGCGCTTTTATCGGCTGGTGACCGAGGATTTCAGTCTTCATCTGAAGCGGCATCAGGATACGGCCGTGATCGAGCTGCGTATCCACGAGCCCTTGAAAGGCCCGGCCGGTTTTTTTACGGAAGCCATCTTTGCGATGCTCATGCGGCTTTTTTCATGGCTTATTGATAAACCGATAGTTCCCCTGCGCGTGGACTTTGCCTTTGGTCCCGAGGACAGCGGCCATTCCTTTGAACGGAAAATACCGGGCGAGGTCTGCTACCGCCAGCCCTGTTCGCGCCTCCATTTCCCCTCGCAGCTACTGCGTGAGGTTATCAAGCATGATCGCATTGAACTGAGGGAGCTTTTGGAAAAGGAAACGCATCGCTTCCTCACCGATTTTCGGAAAGAAGATAGTTATAGTGCCCGCATTCGTCATTCGCTGATGCATGATGAGGACGTCATGAACAAAAGCCTGGAGGCCTTCGCGCGTGATTTCGGCATCAGTCCGTCCTCGCTGCGCAGAAAGCTTCGGGAAGAGGGTCAGAACTTTCACGACCTGCGCGAATCCATTCGCAAGCAAAGATCGCTTTATTTCCTGAATCAAACGCACAAGAGCATCGACGCGATCGCCGCCGCCACAGGCTATTCGGAATCGTCGACCTTTCATCGCGCCTTCAAAAAATGGACGGGACTGACGCCTCAGGCCTATCGGCAGAAACCTCAAAGCCGCCATGACATGGGTTGATCAGCCCTTGACGTGACCATTTCTGCCAATGAAGGTGATCACTCCTGCCATTGCCATGAGTCGGGATTCTTCCTACAGTTCGGCTAAAGCACGCTCAAAGACAGCCAGACAGGGAGTATCAATGACTGGACATGCCTATATCTATGATGCCGTACGGACTCCAAGAGGCAAGGGCAAAGCGGATGGGAAGCTTTACGAAGTCAAACCCATCAGTCTTCTGACTCAGCAGCTGAAAGCCCTGCAAAAGCGCAACAATCTTGACACCAGTCTGGTCTCCGATGTGGTGATGGGCTGTGTGACCCCGGTCGGGGAACAGGGGATGAACATCGCGAAGTCTGCAGCAATGCTGGCGGACTGGAATGAATCTGTCGCGGGTGTGACCCTGAATCGTTTCTGTGCATCCGGTTTGGAAGCCATCAATCTGGCCGCCGCCAAGATTGCCTCGGGCTATGAAGATCTGGTTGTGGCCGGTGGCGTGGAATCCATGTCGCGCGTTCCGATGGGCATGGACGGTGGCGCCTGGGCCCAGGATCCTGAGACCAACCTGCACGCAGGATTTATGCCCCAGGGTTTGGGTGCGGATCTGATTGCGACGCTCGAAGGTTTCAACCGTGAAGCGGTGGATCAGTTCGCAGCGCATTCGCATGCGAAAGCAGCTCGCGCGGAAAAGGAAGGCCATTTCCAAAAATCCCAGGTCCCCGTTGTGGATCAAAATGGTCTTGTGATCCTCGATCGCAATGAAATGATCCGTCCTGACACCAATCCTTCCACTCTGAATCAATTGAAAGCCTCGTTCGCAAAAATGGGCGACATGGGCTTCAGCACCGTGGCCTATCAAAAATATCCCGCGGTCGAGCGCCTGAATCATGTGCATACCGCAGGCAATTCCTCGGGTATCAGTGACGGCGCGTCCGCAGTCCTGATCGGCAGCAAGAAGATCGGTGATCAGCTGGGCCTCGCTCCCCGCGCGCGCATTCTGGCCACGGCAGCCATCGGCTCCGAACCGACGATCATGCTCACAGGTCCTGCGCCTGCAACCCGTCTGGCACTGAAAAAAGCCGGCCTCGATTTCAAGGACATCGACCTCTTTGAAGTCAATGAAGCCTTTGCCTCGGTGGTGATGAAATTCCAAAAAGACACCGGCGTTCCCTTTGAAAAAATTAATATCAACGGCGGCGCGATCGCCATGGGCCATCCGCTGGGAGCCACCGGCGCGATTCTGACCAGCAGTCTTCTGGACGATCTGGAACGCCTGAATCTGCGTTACGGTGTGGTCACGCTTTGTATCGGTGCCGGTATGGGCATCGCCACTGTCTTTGAACGAATCGGATGAGGGGATAGTCCATGAATGATATTCGTTTGGAAAAAGATTCGAATCAGATTGTCACCCTCACCTTTGATGCTCAGGGACAATCCGCCAATACCATGAACGCCGCGTTCCGTGATTCGCTGCGTGCGGTCACCCAGAAAATCGTCGCGGATAAGGCCAATATCAAGGGTATTCTCTTGACCTCCGCGAAGTCCACGTTCTTTGCCGGCGGTGATCTGAAGGAATTGAGCCAGATCGGTCCAGAAGATGCCGATAAGGTTTTCGCCATGGTGGAAGGCATCAAGGCCGACCTGCGCACGCTGGAAACTCTGGGTGTGCCCGTGGTCGCTGCGATCAATGGCACCGCTCTGGGCGGCGGCTGGGAAATCGCGCTGGCCTGTCACCACCGTTTGCTTTTGAACGATCCGAAAGTTCGCATCGGTCTGCCTGAAGTTTCGCTCGGCCTTTTGCCCGGCGGCGGCGGCGTGGTCCGCATGATTCGTCTGCTCGGTCTGGAGCAGGGCATGCCCCTTCTGATGGAAGGGAAGCAGCTGGCTCCTGACGCCGCTCTGAAGATGGGTCTTGTGCATGGACTCGGAAACTCCACCGAAGACCTGAATGAGAAGGCGCGGCAATGGATTCTGGCCAACCCCACAT
Proteins encoded in this region:
- a CDS encoding ribonuclease HI family protein → MSLDPVKIYFDGGSRGNPGPAAGAAYSDWQGGQQRVFFLESATNNEAEYHGLLMGIAMAKDLGLTYVHFFGDSKLVVMQVSGEWQAKHPRMDELKQKALEALRGIARWQIGWIRREENAEADRIANEEMDRQLGVIRMPDPEPLPSLAVTETADGKPLRPDILKLNRMGSQAGFGDLMKLKVGGADAWSRASLNLLSESLENHEELCTMFKARLDGDQLSSELPAAAKDKLLLNALRWSARGLQGELALRKVLVDLEIANKMRVKRS
- a CDS encoding cyclic nucleotide-binding domain-containing protein, whose amino-acid sequence is MEDLSKPFSIPQIDLYRDLDWGAEQLLAIFLFRTFSKEQRRRIWSLGSIQVVKKSAHAVIEGEPSRGLFLILGGQLSVYKRDTLTGDAHRLATLKSGDSFGELSLFDQAPRSATVSADAQSYLFTLEAGLFESFLDREGDATKAQFYKNCATVLSEKFRVLNTDYISSQQLLWKYALRKTKE
- a CDS encoding molybdopterin-dependent oxidoreductase, whose protein sequence is MSQSVKRVCNLCEAMCGLTIELSDDQSMTIRGNKADVFSQGAFCPKSQGLKDLWQDPDRVRGPLKKVNGQFQPIAWEKAFQEIADRVNALQKKYGRSSIATYAGNPNTHNFGNLILLPMFLRGIRSHNKFSATSVDQLPHMLASYLMFGHQLLLPIADVDNTRYMLMFGANPAVSNGSLLSSAGLSTKLKAIQHRNGKVVLFDPRYTETASLVSEHYFIKPGTDAFLLAALVKEIFARKMVKPGRLSSMIKGLDQLEPLFKDIDLDQVSSITGVRRDVIEQVAKDLQTYEPALCYSRMGVSTQAYGAVCQWLINLINILTGNFDKKGGVLFTKPAVDVVEFATRAGSRGSFRRRKSRVHQLPEFGGEMPVATLADEILTPGEGQIKALITIAGNPVISTPNGRKLEKALGELELQVAIDFYQNETTALAEYILPPTSSLEHSHYDLIFNALAARNIARFSPAIVKSPEGSYEDWEILLELWARIGYQDGLVDRSKKFLVKKSMQALGMERIVDLGLRIGPYRKTGLSLKKLKESPDGIDLGPLEPTLPQRLYTKDKKIDLCPAPMLEAFQIFRNDPAWKQTQQDEADELYLIGRRNLKSNNSWMHNLPSLARSKNQCYLIMNKDDASRRNIVDGSQVQVSSSVGSIEIPVMLSDRIMPGVVSIPHGWGHDRKQVKLTLARKSPGVSLNDIMDDRQVDLFSGNAILNGQRVRVASLVQ
- a CDS encoding alpha/beta hydrolase, with protein sequence MPMVKMRDGSSVFVRVLGRGQPVLMLHGFALDSRHWLPLIAPYLNSFRFIMPDFRGHGRSGIGELHRSRVLDTLCHDIDDILDSLQMEKVLLCAYSMGALVGLEYALRRQDRIARYLHIEMSPRFHNAEDWTHGFNPQLIEQAKALVDLWGQKSSDAGGSYRALVQELVRQAFPQRWIMQMVDALPLRLLEPMLPHPEFTYEIFCFLLETDFDVRPRVPEFQIPGLIMSGRHSRYFPWEGSDWLHQNWEQSEHMVFDHSGHGLMYSEPLKFRRGFQCFLNNELQRIHEIRSSRNWLRLRTAG
- a CDS encoding aldehyde dehydrogenase, which encodes MFDVPSKTLETAPLSMIPTLPESIVETQQLLEIMRRQDQFFATGMTLNEEFRRAQLVKLRKAVEKHEGSLLQAFAKDLRKSGTEAYFAEIGVTLAEIRHALQHLRTWMKPERCPTPMALAPARSEIRREPLGRCLILSPWNYPLLLTITPLVAALAAGNTVVLKPSELAPAMSQAVRELLEDTFPPELVCVLEGGVEMSRLLLDQRWDLICFTGGTEVGRSVAQAAAKHLTPCILELGGKSPCLVSRTADLKVAARRIVWGKYLNAGQTCLAPDYILAEESIHDALVAALRAEIQLRFGPEPLNNPQLPRIINHRHFLRLQKMIAPGTVIHGGRCDAEALLIEPTLVSANDRSSPAMREEIFGPVLPILKVKNLAEAKAFVKAGEKPLALYLFTEERGEQDDILRTISFGGGCINDVLVHAGNPELPFGGVGESGMGAYHGRHGFESFSHRKAVVRNNTFMDLPLRYAPWGRFKDKAFRLFLN
- a CDS encoding AraC family transcriptional regulator is translated as MRREDWVAIRYVKSLLATAFGQEHRSSLLARAQIDEALLNDPGAMVTTAQYSRLSRLLMMASRDESFGFTAHGLKPGTFAMMCQTIIHAEELEQAIKTCTRFYRLVTEDFSLHLKRHQDTAVIELRIHEPLKGPAGFFTEAIFAMLMRLFSWLIDKPIVPLRVDFAFGPEDSGHSFERKIPGEVCYRQPCSRLHFPSQLLREVIKHDRIELRELLEKETHRFLTDFRKEDSYSARIRHSLMHDEDVMNKSLEAFARDFGISPSSLRRKLREEGQNFHDLRESIRKQRSLYFLNQTHKSIDAIAAATGYSESSTFHRAFKKWTGLTPQAYRQKPQSRHDMG
- a CDS encoding acetyl-CoA C-acetyltransferase encodes the protein MTGHAYIYDAVRTPRGKGKADGKLYEVKPISLLTQQLKALQKRNNLDTSLVSDVVMGCVTPVGEQGMNIAKSAAMLADWNESVAGVTLNRFCASGLEAINLAAAKIASGYEDLVVAGGVESMSRVPMGMDGGAWAQDPETNLHAGFMPQGLGADLIATLEGFNREAVDQFAAHSHAKAARAEKEGHFQKSQVPVVDQNGLVILDRNEMIRPDTNPSTLNQLKASFAKMGDMGFSTVAYQKYPAVERLNHVHTAGNSSGISDGASAVLIGSKKIGDQLGLAPRARILATAAIGSEPTIMLTGPAPATRLALKKAGLDFKDIDLFEVNEAFASVVMKFQKDTGVPFEKININGGAIAMGHPLGATGAILTSSLLDDLERLNLRYGVVTLCIGAGMGIATVFERIG